The window GGCATCACGTGGCGCACCCCGTCGATCACCGGGAACGTCGCCCGGGTCTTCTCCTCGTCGCCGAAATATCCCTTCGGCAGCGTGCCGCGGAAAGCGAGGACGCCGCGCCCGCCCGCGATGTGCTGCACGTCGCGCAACTCGTCGTCCAGCACGACGGTTCCCGGCAGCAGCCGCAGCTCGCCCGGCAGGTCGGCGACCGAAGTGGTCTCGTTCACGGCATACGGTCCCCCCTCGGTCGAGGCGAGCAGATCGGTGATCGTGATCGCAGCGTGCGCATGCCACCGGCGCTTCACCGCGGGACTGAACCGCATCCCCGAGCTGATCATCGAGTTCACGCGCCCGAACCCGTCGAGTCCGGCTCGCTCCACCGCCTCCACCAGCGGCAACGCCACGGCGTCACCCGCCACGATGAGGCGCGTGGCGCCCGCGTCCACGGCGAACCGCGCGGCGGCATCCGGGTCGAAGCGGGGCGACGCGATGACGAGCACCGTGCCACCCAGGACGAGCGTGTTCATCGACGTGAACAGCGCCGTGCCGTGCATGAACGGCGACAGCGGCAGGGTGACCACCCGCGGTATCGCGGGGTCGCTCGCCACCGCGATGGCCTCCGCCATCGACTCCGGCACGGGAAGACCGGCTGTCGTATAGATCGAGTAGCTCTGCACGGCGAGGATGTCCTCCGCGCCCCACACGACCGCCTTCGGCCGGCCGGTCGTGCCGCCGGTGTACAGCCGCAACTCCCCTCCCGGTGGCGGCGTGGCCGGCAGCTCGCCGCCGCCAGCGACGACGTCCGCCCACGCCGAGTGAGTATTCGCGCTGCCGAGTGAGTATTCGCCGTCCCGAGTGAGTATTCGCGTTGCCGTGTGGGCGGCATCCGCAGCCGCGACCTCCCCCGCGGGCCCGTCATCGATCACCACGAACATCGGCGCGTCCGGCCAGTGCGCAACGGCATCACGAACCACGTCCGAAAGCGACGTCGGGTACACCAGCACCCGAGCCCGCGAATCCTCCAGCAGCGCACGCACCTCCGGTGCCCGGTACCGGTAGTTCATCGGCACCGGAGCGATCCCGGTCGCCAGACACGCGAACAGCCCTACGACGTATTCGGGTCGGTTGTACAGGAGCATCGCGACGGCCTCGCCCGGTTGCACGCCCCGCTCACGCAGGTAGCGCGCGAACGCCCCCGCCTCGGCGAGCAACCGTCCATACGTCATCGTCTCGGCCGGCGTCACGACCGCGGGGCGCTGCGGGACTGCGCGCGCGACGGCCTGCCAGACGTCGCTGTAGTGCCCCTTCATCCGAACCCCTTCGTTCGATGCCGGTCCTGCGACTACAGCGTGCCGGTGGTCCGCCAGCCGCCGTGGTACTCCTGACGAGCGGTCTGCGCGTACGGCACCGGGCTGACCACGGCACGCACCGCGATCTGCTCGTGCGGTTCCACGGTGGCCTTTCGCGAGCCGCCGTTCGGCTCGCCCCACACCACGCGCACCTCGGCGCCGATCGGGACATCGCGGTCGACAGTGGCCAGCGACAGCCCGCGCTTCTCATTCGCCGTCACCCCGGTGAACAGCGACAGCCCCACGGTGTTGCCGTCGGCGTCGATCACCGCGTCGTAGTTGGATGAGCCGTAGTTCGCGTTGGGCAGGTCGAAGAACTGGTACCCCACTCCTTCACGGTCGATGACGCTCGTCAGGATCTTCGCGAGGTCCTCGTCATTCCAGGCCAGCGTCACTTTTTTGCGCTGGACCCCGGGGTCGACCTTTTCGAGGGCATCCCGTCCGATGAAGTCGTGGTCGAACTTCACGAACGAGCCATAGCCGAGCTCCCACGGGGTGAGGTAGTAGTCCTCGATGTCGTCCGAGACGAAGGAGCCCGCCAGCGCGTTGATGGCCTCATAGCTGTTCGCCGGAAGCCATTCGCGATAGGCGCGCTCGGCGTCGCTGGAGTAGATCGCCGGCAGCGGCGACGGCACCCAGCCCGACTCGAGCGTGTTCGACGAATAAGCCCGCGACCCGCAGGGTTCGATCCCGAATTCGCGGCCGGCTTCGAGCACGGCATCGCGGATCCGCTCGTTCTGCTCGTACGGCCCCCAGATCTCGAGCCCCGGCGCTCCCGCCATGCCGTGGCGCAGCGTCCGCACCCGCTCGCCGGCGATGGACATCTCGCCCATGTGGAAGAACTTCACCTTCTCCAGCGCGCCGCCGTTGAGCCGCTCGATGATGTCCCAGGCGTTGGGCCCCTGGATCTGGTACCGGTAGTAGTCGCGGTGCACCGCCGCGCCGTACGGCCGCGACGGCGACCGGTCGTCGTAACGGAACTGCACGTCGTATCCGCCGGTCTCGGCATGGAACTGCAGCCAGTTCGCCACTGGAGCGCGACCGACGTACACGTACTCGTCTTGCGCTTCGTGGAACAGGATGCCGTCGCCGATGACGCCGCCGTTGGATGCCGTCGGCACGAACTGCTTGGCGGTGCCTACCGGGAAGTTCGCGAACGAATTGATGCCGGTGTCGCTGAGCAGTTGCAGCGCGCCCGGACCGGAGAGGAAGAAGTTGACCATGTGGTGCGTCTGGTCGTAGAGCACCGCGGTCTCCCGCCACGCCTTCTGCTCCCGCCGCCAGTTCGAGAACTCCGCCGGGACGACGGGGTAGATGTAGGTGCCGAGCTGGGAGTCGCGGAGCATCTGGACGACGTTCCCCTTCTCGTCCAGCAGCTCCTGCAGGTTGCGTGCCATTGGGTGTCCCTCTCGACTTCGTTGTCTGATTGGCCTAGCCGCGATCGTACGGAGGCAATTTACCTCTGTCCATAGTGGTTTTCGTCGCCATGATTGTAAACAAAATCTTGACCAGTCCGCCAGGGTTGTGATTCGCTGGGCCCGACCGATGGTGGACAGGAGTGGATATGCCGCACAGCACCCCGTCGATGCTCGTCGTCAGCGCCCATGCCGGCGATTTCGTCTGGCGGGCCGGCGGCGCGATCGCGGCAGCGACGGCACGCGGCGAGCGGGCGAGCGTCGTGTGCCTCAGCTACGGCGAACGGGGCGAATCGGCGAGCCAGTGGCTGCAGGGCAAGTCGCTGGATGAGATCAAGGACATCCGCAGGGCGGAGGCCCAGGCGGCCGCCGCGGCGCTGGGCGCCGAGATCGAGTTCCTGGATCTCGGTGACTACCCGCTGCTCGAGTCCCCCGAGGCAGTCGCCTCGCTGGTGGACGTGTATCGGCGCGTGCAGCCGACGGTGGTGCTCACCCACACCCTGGCCGATCCGTACAACGGCGACCACCCCGCCGCGGCGCGCATGGCGCTGCAGGCGCGCGTCCTCGCGCAGGCGATCGGCGTCGCGGGCTCCGACGGCACGTTCCCCTCGAAAGACGACGTCATCGGCGCCCCGCCGGTGTTCTTCTTCGAGCCGCATCAGCCCGAACAGTGCGGCTTCACGCCCGACGTGCTGCTGGACATCACCGAGGCGTTCGCTGCCAAGCGCGCCGCGATGGAGAGCCTGCCTGCGCAACAGCACATGTGGTCGTACTACACCGACCTCGCCGTGCGCCGCGGCGTGCAGCTCAAGCGCAACGCCGGGCCGAACCTCGGGCTGGCCCACGACACGATGGGCGAGGCTTACATGCGCTACTTTCCGCAGGTCACCGGGGTGCTGGAATGACGCACGTCGTCGTGACGGACATCGCACGGGCGGATGCCGCGACCGCCGCTGCCCTCGCCGAGTTCGGCTCCGCGACCGTGCATGAGGCGCTGGGCCGGCTCGGTTACGCGGGGTCCCGCATCCGGCCGATCCAGCAGGGCACATCGATCTCCGGCACCGCGATCACGGTGCGCGTCGCCGCCGGCGACAACCTGATGGTGCACGCCGCGATCGAGCAGGCCCGCGAGGGAGATGTCATCGTCGTCGTCCCGGTCACCGACTCGGCATACGGGTTCATCGGGGAGCTGATGGCCACGCAGATGCAGACCCGCGGCGTTCGGGCGTACATCACCTCTGGGGGCGTCCGCGACACGCAGGAACTGCGGCGCATGGGCTTTCCGGTGTGGACGGCGCACATCAGTTCGGAGGGCACCGTCAAGGACACCGCCGGCTCGGTCAACGTGCCGGTGTTCCTCGGATCCGCCGAGGTGCGCCCCGGCGACGTCGTGGTCGCCGACGACGACGGCGTGACGATCGTGCCGCGGGAACGCGCGGATGCCACGCTCACGGCGGCCCGCGCCCGCGCCCAGAGCGAGGCGGCGAAGCGCGCACGCTACCGGGCCGGTGAGATCTCCATGGACATCAATCGGCTGCGCCCCGTGCTGGCCGACCTCGGTGTGCAGTTCGTGACGCAGGCGGAGTATGACCGTGGCGGCCGCTGAACCCGCGCGCGACGGCATCCGCTGCATGCTGATGCGCGGCGGAACGTCCAAGGGCGCGTTCTTCGTGGCTTCCGATC is drawn from Microbacterium sp. zg-B96 and contains these coding sequences:
- a CDS encoding PIG-L family deacetylase: MPHSTPSMLVVSAHAGDFVWRAGGAIAAATARGERASVVCLSYGERGESASQWLQGKSLDEIKDIRRAEAQAAAAALGAEIEFLDLGDYPLLESPEAVASLVDVYRRVQPTVVLTHTLADPYNGDHPAAARMALQARVLAQAIGVAGSDGTFPSKDDVIGAPPVFFFEPHQPEQCGFTPDVLLDITEAFAAKRAAMESLPAQQHMWSYYTDLAVRRGVQLKRNAGPNLGLAHDTMGEAYMRYFPQVTGVLE
- a CDS encoding AMP-binding protein; protein product: MKGHYSDVWQAVARAVPQRPAVVTPAETMTYGRLLAEAGAFARYLRERGVQPGEAVAMLLYNRPEYVVGLFACLATGIAPVPMNYRYRAPEVRALLEDSRARVLVYPTSLSDVVRDAVAHWPDAPMFVVIDDGPAGEVAAADAAHTATRILTRDGEYSLGSANTHSAWADVVAGGGELPATPPPGGELRLYTGGTTGRPKAVVWGAEDILAVQSYSIYTTAGLPVPESMAEAIAVASDPAIPRVVTLPLSPFMHGTALFTSMNTLVLGGTVLVIASPRFDPDAAARFAVDAGATRLIVAGDAVALPLVEAVERAGLDGFGRVNSMISSGMRFSPAVKRRWHAHAAITITDLLASTEGGPYAVNETTSVADLPGELRLLPGTVVLDDELRDVQHIAGGRGVLAFRGTLPKGYFGDEEKTRATFPVIDGVRHVMPGDWAVARGDGTVELLGRGSAVVNTGGEKVYPAEVEDALVAFPGIVDAVVFGVPDLRYGELVTAVIVAGPDAELDAEALRAHLDARLAGYKKPRHLFVRDSLERSPHGKVDLPRLQAELAPLVGSDAPTGTMRIRR
- a CDS encoding 4-carboxy-4-hydroxy-2-oxoadipate aldolase/oxaloacetate decarboxylase, with translation MTHVVVTDIARADAATAAALAEFGSATVHEALGRLGYAGSRIRPIQQGTSISGTAITVRVAAGDNLMVHAAIEQAREGDVIVVVPVTDSAYGFIGELMATQMQTRGVRAYITSGGVRDTQELRRMGFPVWTAHISSEGTVKDTAGSVNVPVFLGSAEVRPGDVVVADDDGVTIVPRERADATLTAARARAQSEAAKRARYRAGEISMDINRLRPVLADLGVQFVTQAEYDRGGR
- a CDS encoding aminomethyl transferase family protein, with translation MARNLQELLDEKGNVVQMLRDSQLGTYIYPVVPAEFSNWRREQKAWRETAVLYDQTHHMVNFFLSGPGALQLLSDTGINSFANFPVGTAKQFVPTASNGGVIGDGILFHEAQDEYVYVGRAPVANWLQFHAETGGYDVQFRYDDRSPSRPYGAAVHRDYYRYQIQGPNAWDIIERLNGGALEKVKFFHMGEMSIAGERVRTLRHGMAGAPGLEIWGPYEQNERIRDAVLEAGREFGIEPCGSRAYSSNTLESGWVPSPLPAIYSSDAERAYREWLPANSYEAINALAGSFVSDDIEDYYLTPWELGYGSFVKFDHDFIGRDALEKVDPGVQRKKVTLAWNDEDLAKILTSVIDREGVGYQFFDLPNANYGSSNYDAVIDADGNTVGLSLFTGVTANEKRGLSLATVDRDVPIGAEVRVVWGEPNGGSRKATVEPHEQIAVRAVVSPVPYAQTARQEYHGGWRTTGTL